GAAGTTCCCGGCCTCAATGTCCTTCAGGATGTCCTGAAGCCCGGCTTCAATGGCGTTGAATTCCTCCTGCGTGAGCAGGCCTGCCTTGAGCTGTGCCCGCGCATGGGCGATGGATCCGGCAATGTCCTGGCGGAAAAGCCTCCAGTCGTAGGAGACGGATTCGCCGTAGCGTTGAACCAGATCAGCGGTGGGTTTAGAAAATCTGCCTTTCCACATGACCCACATGTTGTGCCCCAGGAGCTTCCGTTTTAAAAGCCTGAAATGGGTAATGGAGTCAGATTCAACATGGATTTCTCTACTAAGTTCTAGTAAAATTTTACTAGAACTTAGTAGAACTTGATAGAAAAGGATTGAAAGTTCTACTGAGTTCTACTTGAAATGTCTTAGAAGTATGTTTACCGTGGAAGGGTTATTATGGATGAAATAAAAAATCCGTTTTCACCAGGCGCCGGCTCTCCTCCTCCCGAACTGGTCGGAAGGTCCGGAATTATCAGGCAAACGGAAGTTCTGTTGGGACGTACTTTGAACAGGAAGCCGGAAAAGAGCATGCTCCTGACTGGCTTGAGAGGGGTAGGCAAGACAGTGCTGCTTAATGAAATGGAACGTTTGGCCCAGCGGCATGGATACCATACGATTTCAATTGAAGCGCATGAAAACAAATCTTTAGGCGCCTGCCTTGCCCCCTACTTGCGGAAGTTGTTTTTTGAATTCAATAGATTGGCCGGAGCAAGTGACAAGGTGAAGAAGGGGCTGATTGCACTTAGAAATTTCATTGGGACTATCAAAATTAATTATGGGGATTTTGGATTGGACCTGGACCCTTTACCGGGAGTAGCGGATAGCGGGGATCTTGAAAATGATTTGCCGGAGCTTTTTCAAGCCTTGTCGGAAGCCGCTTTGGAGAAGCAATCTGCCGTGGCTATACTTATTGATGAAATTCAATATTTCAAGGAGAAGGAGTTAAGCGCGCTTATCATGGCCATGCATAGAATTCAGCAGCGGCAGAGTCCAATCGTCCTGATGGGCGCCGGATTGCCCATTTTGCCGGGATTGGCCGGGGATTCCAAATCCTATGCCGAACGTTTATTCAGTTTTCCTGATGTGGGGGCTTTATCCCGGAAAGATGTCGCCCGCGCTTTACAGGAACCTGCCAGAAGAGAAGGCGCCGTATTCACGGATGAAGCCCTTGATAAAATATATAGGCTTACTCATGGGTATCCGTATTTTTTACAGGAATGGGGGTATCAGGCATGGAAGCAGGCGCAAACCGAACAGATTACATTGGATGTCATTAATCAGGCAACGGAGAAAGTGATAGAGCGGCTGGATCAGAATTTTTTCCGGGTGAGGTTTAACCGGCTTACCCCCGGAGAGAAAAAATTCCTGAGGGCCATGGCAGAGTTAAGGTCGGAAAGAATGAGAGCGGGAGATATTGCACAGGTTTTGGGTATTACCGTGAACAAGATAGGCCCCAATAGAGCTCATTTAATGAAAAAGGGGATGATCTATAGTCCTTCATATGGAGAATTGGCATTTACGGTACCCTTATTTGGCGATTTCATGTTGAGAACCATTCCCGAAGAGCACTAGTAAATGGGGAGCTGGTTTAATTGAGTTTCATTAAAAGAAAGCAACGGCAGCATGTGTGAAGATGATGACAAGCCTCTCAAACGGGAGGATTTGCGGAAACGCGCGGAGGCCAGGGCGGCGGAGCTGGCCGCGGAAGGGATGGAACTGCATCCCGTAACGGCTTCCGGGCGCAACCTGGCCAAGAAGTTCTGGGGAAAGGAATGGATGAAAAGCCTGGGCGCGTGCGAGGTGTACGGCATGCGGCTGGCTCCGGGGCGTACGTATTTGCGTTATGGCTGTGTTCTGGACGTGAAAGCGGCTCCCGGACGCATGGACGCCCTGGTGATGGGAGAGCATTTGTATGAAGTGCGCGTGGAAGCGGAGCCACCGGATGAAGAAGCGCTGGCGCGGCTCCGCGGGCGGTGCGCCGGGCATGTCGGCTCCTGGATTGACCTGCTGAAAGGGAATGTGTCTCCGGAGCTGATGGAAATCCTGTGCAGCCCGGAGGGTGGGCTGTTTCCCCGGCCGGAAGAGTGGCGTTTTTCCTGCTCGTGCCCGGATTGGGCGGATTTATGCAAGCATGCGGCGGCGGTGTTATACGCCTTTGGCGTGATGCTGGACGAACAACCTGAGTTGCTGTTCACGCTGCGCGGCATGGAGCCCTCCGCCCTGATTCCGTCTGCTCCGGTTTCCTCTCCCGAAGGGGAGGATTCCCTGGGAGGGGATTCCAGCTCCCTTTCGGACATCTTCGGCATCAGGCTGGATTGACTCCAGCTTCCGTGTGGTCACGGCTCTGGTACGGATTTGAACAGCCACGCGGGCAGGGGGTGCCCGTCCTTTTTTCTGAATTGGCGGCAGGTGGATTCCCCAGGATGATCAAGCATGCCTCCCTCCTGGTCCTGTCGGTGCTCCTGCATGATGGCTGTGCGGATGGAGAAGGTGCCCGCTTTTTCCGCCACGCACGCCAGGGATGGCAGGGCCGTCCATGCCAGGTAAAGAACCAGCACGGTCCGGAACCGCAGGCTCCCTTTGCGGAAGGCGTGAAGAAACAGCAGGGAGAGGAAGGGGTAGAGAGCCGCGGGGGCTTTGAACAGGAGTTCATTGTTCATGATGCCCGTGCGGAAAAAAAGACTGCATGCCATCATCCCCAGCGTGATGTAGTACCACGGCAGTTTCCGGCACGCCGGAAAGAGCAGGGCCCCCGGCAGCAGGACGCCCAGAGCCAGGGCAGGCAGGAAGCTGGCGTATTTGACGGAGTCCGGATAGAGCAGGAGCTGCCGCTGCCCGTAGTGGTAGATTTCCGCATACTGCCCGGCAAACAGGCAGGAGAACTGCCCTCCTCCGTCCAGATGAGCGTAAAAGACGGCCATGACCATGGTGAACAGGATGGCTGCCCAGAAAACCGGGTGGAGAAGCAGGGCCCTCAACCGGAGCAGGGGGGCTTTCCCCGCCGGGCAACGGCGGAAAATGGTTTCATTCACCATGTACGGCAGGAGCAGAAGGGCGCCCAGCGGGGAGGACGGCAGCAGGAGCGCGCCCATGAAATAATATCCGGCGGCAGGCAGGGAGCGGGTCAGAATAAGCACGGCGCACAGCAGGGCCGGAACGGCATGGTTGAATGTGTTGAAGATTTGCGCGGGAATGCCGATGAACAGGACCATCTGTGCATGGTATTCCGGAAAGAGGGAGGAGAGGGGCATCCCCAGGCAGTCCAGTGCAGGGGCCGGAGACCCCAGGCAGAAGAGAATCAACGCCCACCAGGCTGTCTTGCGGATGCCCCAGCGCGCGGCTGCCGCCAGCAGAGCCAGTTCCAGCCCCAGGAAGGTCCACAGGGCCAGCAGCCAGGGGGACCATGACGCCGGGGAGAAGGTGGCGGCCAGAGCCGGAGGCAGCCAATGGCCCAGATAATAGATGAAATGGCCGCCGTCCGGCATGAGCAGGGGCCACGGGCCAGCCGTGAGCTGCCCATAAACGGCGTTGCGGACCGCAAAGTCCGCGTGCTGCTGGCAGTGGCCCGTAAAGCCGCACAGCAGCACCAGCAGCAGGCATGCCATGGTGAGCCCGGCCAGCGCGGCCAGCCCGCGGCCCGTCAGCGGGAGCCGGTGCGCCGGGAGCTTCCGGGCGCATGCGTACAGTCCGTATGCCAGCCCGGCGCATAGCGGCGCGGAGAAAGCCGGATGCAGCCATCCCCACAGGAAGAGGCCCGCGGGAAGCGCCAGATACGCCAGCCCCGCACACAGTAAGGGGCGTGTGGGCAGGGAAGGGCTGAAGGACATGGCGCGGAACTGGACTGGGCTTTTTGACAAGACGGAATCTGAAAACCCAGCATTGCATATTTTGTCCCAAAGAAAAGGTTGCAGTTGCCCCGGAGAATGAAAAATCCCCGGCCGCCGGGAGGCAGCGCGGGGATTGGGATTGCTTTAACCAGTTCCGGCAAAGGGGATCAGAACAGGCCGAATCCGTTGCCGTAACGGGCGGATTCTCCCAGCTCCTCTTCAATCCTGAGGAGGCGGTTGTATTTGGCCATGCGGTCGGACCGGCTCAGGGAGCCGGTCTTGATCTGGCCGGCGTTGGTTCCCACGGCAATGTCCGCAATGGTGGCGTCTTCCGTTTCTCCGGAGCGGTGGGAAATGACAGCTGTGTAGCGGTTGCCCATGGCCAGTTCCACGGCGTCCAGCGTTTCCGTGAGGGAACCGATCTGGTTCACCTTCACCAGAATGGAGTTGGCGACGCCAAGATGGATGCCTTTCCTCAGGAATTCCACGTTGGTGACAAAGAGGTCGTCCCCGACGAGCTGGGTGCTTCCGCCCAGTTTTTCCGTCAGGGTTTTCCAGCCGTCCCAGTCGTTTTCCGCACAGCCGTCTTCAATGGAGACGATGGGGTACTTTTTCTTCAGTTCCACGTAATAATCCGTCAGTTCTTCGGCGGTCCTGCGGCTGCCGTCGGATTTCTTGAAGACGTACAGGCCGGATTCCGCATCGTAAAATTCGGAGGAAGCCACATCCAGGGCGATGGAGATGTCCTCCCCGAACCGGTAGCCGGCCTTGTCTACGGCCTGCGCGATGCAGTCCAGGGCGTCTTCCGCGGAATTCAGCCTGGGGGCAAAGCCGCCCTCGTCCCCCACGGCGGTGGAAAGGCCGCGCGCGTGCAGGACGGATTTCAGCGCATGGAAGACTTCCGCGCCGTAGCGCAGCGCTTCCCGGAAGGTGGGGGCTCCGGCGGGAACGATCATGAATTCCTGAAAATCAATGGGCGCGTCGGAATGGGCGCCGCCGTTGATGATGTTCATCATGGGCACGGGCAGAACCTTGGCGTTCGGGCCGCCCAGGTAACGGTACAGGGGCTGCCGGAGCTGGGCCGCCGCCGCTTTCGCCAGGGCCAGGGAAACGCCCAGAACGGCGTTGGCGCCCAGTTTGGCCTTGTTGAAGGTTCCGTCCAGGGAGCGCATCAGCGCATCCGCCGTGGTTTGTTCCGTCGCTTCCAGGCCAATCAGGGCCGGAGCGATGATATTGCGGATATTGTCCACGGCCTTCGTGACGCCTTTGCCCTGGTACCGGGTCATGTCGCCGTCCCGGAGTTCCCAGGCCTCATGTTCTCCGGTGGAAGCTCCGCTGGGGACGCCTGCCGTGCCTACGGCTCCGCCTTCCAGGTAAACGTCCGCTTCAATGGTGGGGTTGCCGCGTGAATCCAGGATTTCACGCCCTGTTATTTTTGCGATGCGCATTTCTTTCATAAAACCGGGAGAGTGTCCGCCGTGAAAGGCAGATATTGGAATTAGTTTAAACTAATTTACGGGTCTTGTGTATCCCGTATCCGGTGCGCATGCAAGCTTTTTCTCCATCGCAGGCACCCCGGCTGGTCCGGGAAGTTCCTGCCGGGAACCGCTCTCAGCCGCGGTAATGCTCTTTCAGCCAGGCTATTTCCTCGCCGTGTCCGGCGTCGTCCCGTGGCGTTTCCAGGAAGAAGGGCAGTTCCCGCAAGGCGGGATGGTTGATGATGTTGATGAAGGCCTGTTCTCCCAGGCTCCCCTTGCCGATGGTTTCATGGCGGTCCTTGAAGGAGGAGAACGGCGTCATGCTGTCGTTCAGGTGGATGGCATGCAGGCGTTCCAGGCCCAGCACGGAATCAAACTGTTCCAGCACGGCGTCCAGGCTGTTGACGATGTCGTACCCGGCGGAGTAAACGTGGCAGGTGTCCAGGCAGACGCCCAGCTTATCCTTCAGTTCCACCCGCTCCATGATGGCGGCCAGTTCTTCAAAGGTCCTGCCGACTTCGCTTCCCTTGCCGGACATGGTTTCCAGCAGGACGGTGGTTGTCAGTTCCGGCGTGAGCACGCCGTTCAGTTGTTCCGCCACCAGTTCAATGCCGCGTTCCGCTCCCTGTCCCAGGTGGCAGCCGGGATGAAAGTTGTAGAGGTTGCCCGGCAGATGCTCCATGAGCGCCAGGTCTTCCTGAAGCACCTGGGCGGCGAAGCGGGTGACGTTGGGATCTGCGGAGCAGGGGTTCAGCGTGTAGGGGGCGTGCGCCAGCAGGGTACCGAAGCTGTTGTCCCCGGCCAGTTTCAGGAAGCGGGCAATATCCTGACCGTCAATGGCCTTGGCCTTGCTTCCGCGGGGATTGCGCGTAAAGAACTGGAAGGTGTTGGCGCCAATGGAGAGGGCTACCTTGCCCATGGCTTCGTAACCTTTTGCGGAGGAGAGGTGGCATCCGAGATATAACATGGCGGTGGTTGCTGAATGGATCAAAAGTTTAGCATGCCGTGAGGGAGAAGAGAGATAAAAGAGGGTGCATGACTTTATCGGAAAGAATAAATCCGGCGGGGACGTAGATGATGCGGAACCGCATTTAAGTATTTTTATGAAGAGATTAAGCCAGTTGACTCCAGCGGCGGCGCTGGGGGCTTTCCTGTTTGCCGCATGTTTTCCGGAGGCCGTGGCGAAGGACGCCCTTGCTCCGCTGGCGCCCGTTCCATCCGCGGGTCAGCTGGCCTGGCATGACATGGAGATGTACGCCTTCGTGCATTTCACGATCAATACGTTTACCGGGAAGGAATGGGGCTATGGCGACGAGAAG
This DNA window, taken from Akkermansia muciniphila, encodes the following:
- a CDS encoding ATP-binding protein; the protein is MDEIKNPFSPGAGSPPPELVGRSGIIRQTEVLLGRTLNRKPEKSMLLTGLRGVGKTVLLNEMERLAQRHGYHTISIEAHENKSLGACLAPYLRKLFFEFNRLAGASDKVKKGLIALRNFIGTIKINYGDFGLDLDPLPGVADSGDLENDLPELFQALSEAALEKQSAVAILIDEIQYFKEKELSALIMAMHRIQQRQSPIVLMGAGLPILPGLAGDSKSYAERLFSFPDVGALSRKDVARALQEPARREGAVFTDEALDKIYRLTHGYPYFLQEWGYQAWKQAQTEQITLDVINQATEKVIERLDQNFFRVRFNRLTPGEKKFLRAMAELRSERMRAGDIAQVLGITVNKIGPNRAHLMKKGMIYSPSYGELAFTVPLFGDFMLRTIPEEH
- a CDS encoding SWIM zinc finger family protein, producing MCEDDDKPLKREDLRKRAEARAAELAAEGMELHPVTASGRNLAKKFWGKEWMKSLGACEVYGMRLAPGRTYLRYGCVLDVKAAPGRMDALVMGEHLYEVRVEAEPPDEEALARLRGRCAGHVGSWIDLLKGNVSPELMEILCSPEGGLFPRPEEWRFSCSCPDWADLCKHAAAVLYAFGVMLDEQPELLFTLRGMEPSALIPSAPVSSPEGEDSLGGDSSSLSDIFGIRLD
- the eno gene encoding phosphopyruvate hydratase, which codes for MKEMRIAKITGREILDSRGNPTIEADVYLEGGAVGTAGVPSGASTGEHEAWELRDGDMTRYQGKGVTKAVDNIRNIIAPALIGLEATEQTTADALMRSLDGTFNKAKLGANAVLGVSLALAKAAAAQLRQPLYRYLGGPNAKVLPVPMMNIINGGAHSDAPIDFQEFMIVPAGAPTFREALRYGAEVFHALKSVLHARGLSTAVGDEGGFAPRLNSAEDALDCIAQAVDKAGYRFGEDISIALDVASSEFYDAESGLYVFKKSDGSRRTAEELTDYYVELKKKYPIVSIEDGCAENDWDGWKTLTEKLGGSTQLVGDDLFVTNVEFLRKGIHLGVANSILVKVNQIGSLTETLDAVELAMGNRYTAVISHRSGETEDATIADIAVGTNAGQIKTGSLSRSDRMAKYNRLLRIEEELGESARYGNGFGLF
- a CDS encoding deoxyribonuclease IV yields the protein MLYLGCHLSSAKGYEAMGKVALSIGANTFQFFTRNPRGSKAKAIDGQDIARFLKLAGDNSFGTLLAHAPYTLNPCSADPNVTRFAAQVLQEDLALMEHLPGNLYNFHPGCHLGQGAERGIELVAEQLNGVLTPELTTTVLLETMSGKGSEVGRTFEELAAIMERVELKDKLGVCLDTCHVYSAGYDIVNSLDAVLEQFDSVLGLERLHAIHLNDSMTPFSSFKDRHETIGKGSLGEQAFINIINHPALRELPFFLETPRDDAGHGEEIAWLKEHYRG